From a single Miscanthus floridulus cultivar M001 chromosome 8, ASM1932011v1, whole genome shotgun sequence genomic region:
- the LOC136468715 gene encoding uncharacterized mitochondrial protein AtMg00810-like: MGPLHHFLGVSVQCRGDSLFLSQRQYMLDILDRAGMSHFKPSSTPVDTHSKLSADGVSVADPSQYRSLAGALQYLTFTRPYIAYAVQQVCLYMHDPREPHLSALKRILRYLQGTLDLGLHLHRTSPADLTVYTDADWMGYPDTRKSISGYVVFLEDNLISWSSKHQPTVSRSSVEAEYRAVANGVAEACWLRQLLIELRCPLRRATVVYYDNVSAVYLSTNPVQHQRTKHIEIDLHFVRERVALGEVRVLHVPTSSQYADIFTKGLPTSVFTEFRSSLNVRGAPSSDYGGVLEYSYDF; the protein is encoded by the exons ATGGGGCCTCTTCACCATTTTCTGGGTGTCAGTGTTCAGTGCAGAGGTGACAGTTTATTTCTCTCTCAGAGACAGTACATGCTGGACATTCTGGACCGCGCCGGTATGAGTCACTTCAAGCCGAGCAGCACTCCTGTGGACACTCACTCCAAGCTTTCTGCTGATGGTGTTTCAGTCGCTGATCCAAGTCAGTATCGCAGTCTTGCCGGGGCTCttcagtacctcaccttcaccaGACCATACATTGCGTATGCTGTTCAGCAGGTCTGCCTGTACATGCATGACCCCCGGGAACCTCATTTGAGCGCTCTGAAGCGCATTCTCCGGTACCTTCAAGGTACATTGGATCTCGGTCTACACCTCCACCGGACCTCTCCAGCTGATCTCACTGTCTACACCGATGCAGATTGGATGGGCTATCCTGACACACGCAAATCCATCTCGGGTTATGTAGTGTTTCTCGAGGACAATCTCATCTCCTGGTCATCCAAGCATCAGCCTACAGTGTCTCGGTCCAGTGTAGAGGCGGAATATCGAGCAGTCGCGAATGGAGTCGCCGAAGCCTGCTGGTTGCGCCAACTTCTGATAGAGCTTCGCTGCCCACTCCGTCGTGCTACAGTGGTCTACTACGATAATGTCAGTGCCGTTTACCTCTCCACCAATCCGGTTCAGCATCAGCGAACCAAGCATATTGAGATCGACCTGCACTTCGTGAGAGAACGAGTCGCCCTCGGTGAAGTCCGCGTCCTGCACGTTCCCACTTCGTCCCAGtacgccgacatcttcaccaaaggtTTGCCGACGTCCGTGTTCACGGAGTTTAGGTCCAGTCTTAATGTTCGCGGTGCTCCCAGTTCAGACTACGGGGGAGTGTTGGAAT ATAGTTATGACTTCTGA
- the LOC136468714 gene encoding uncharacterized protein produces MAETDAERQAREEREERARKGEADRVAALDAYEAKYAAVHIAAIAVLNIKVLVPLVLDRATDNYNRWRSMFLIVLGKYALTDHVLSDVINADRPAWVQMNCTVLTWIYCTIHADLQQSTMNRKPNARGAWIYLENEFLGQRKSRALLLSAEFRMAKQGSASITDFCRRLETMAATLSDFGDPIGDRTLVLTLLRGLNGKFRPMVSNLKMRQPFPTFEEARTLLLLEEIDIDDVAASEAAGASDPPASSTTTTLVTAPRPPAGRSYAGRG; encoded by the coding sequence ATGGCCGAAACCGACGCCGAACGCCAGGCTCGCGAGGAGCGCGAGGAGCGCGCCCGCAAGGGGGAGGCCGATCGCGTTGCGGCCCTCGACGCGTACGAGGCCAAGTATGCCGCCGTCCACATCGCGGCCATCGCCGTCCTCAACATCAAGGTCCTCGTGCCCCTGGTCTTGGATCGCGCCACCGACAACTATAACCGGTGGCGGTCCATGTTCCTCATTGTCCTGGGCAAGTATGCCCTAACGGACCACGTCCTCTCCGATGTCATCAACGCCGATCGACCGGCGTGGGTGCAGATGAACTGCACCGTGCTTACTTGGATCTACTGCACCATCCACGCCGATCTCCAGCAGTCGACGATGAACCGCAAGCCGAACGCGCGCGGCGCGTGGATCTACCTCGAGAACGAGTTCCTCGGCCAGCGCAAATCGCGCGCCCTACTGCTCTCGGCAGAGTTCCGCATGGCAAAACAGGGGTCGGCCTCCATCACCGACTTCTGCCGTCGTCTTGAAACGATGGCGGCAACCCTCAGCGACTTCGGCGATCCGATCGGGGATCGGACCTTGGTCCTCACTCTCCTTCGCGGGCTCAATGGCAAGTTCCGACCCATGGTCTCCAACCTCAAGATGCGGCAACCCTTCCCCACCTTCGAGGAGGCTCGCACGCTCCTCCTGCTCGAGGAGATCGACATCGACGACGTTGCTGCAAGCGAAGCCGCCGGGGCATCGGACCCGCCGGCATCCTCTACGACAACCACGCTCGTCACTGCTCCGCGCCCTCCTGCTGGGCGCTCCTACGCAGGTCGGGGCTAG